A stretch of DNA from Arthrobacter jiangjiafuii:
CCTCCCAGTTGAACGCCTCACGGTAGAACGCCGTGGCCGCGCCGACGTCGGGCGTATGGAGATCACTGAAGTTCCACGCCCCCGGTGAATTGACCACCTGCGTCCCCGGCCGCCGTCGGGCCTGCCAGAGGCGGAACCCGGCGCCGTCCGGATCGGCCAGCGCCGCGGCGCGGCCGCCCTCGCCCGCATCGACAGGGGCGGACGTCACGGAGGCGCCCAGGGATTCCAGCCGGCGGGCGGCGGCATCGGCGTCGTCTACGGCTATATAGGTGTTCCATGACGCGGCAGCCCCGGAGGTGCCGGCCAGCCCGCCGATGTCCCCGCCATCGAGCCTTGCTATCAGATAGCGGCCCGGGACGCCCGGCGGCGTGGCGTCTTCGAAGGTCCAACCAAAGAGCCCGCCGTAGAACTCAGCGGCCGCGTCGACGTCGGGCTGCTCGGTGTCGATCCAGCTCGGCACGCCCGCCGGATAGGTCCTTTGCGTCATGGCTGGCTCCCGTCCACGGCCCACAGCCTAGTCTGCCGGGAACCCGCAAGGTACCCCGGAGACGCCGGAGGGTTATTGCCTGACCAGCCCCACCGCTCGTTAAAGACCGGGAGCGGGAACCACACGGTTCCCGCTCCCTGTTCTACCCGGACAGAGCCTTAGTCGATGGCGCCGGTTTTCGCTTTGTCCGGCTGCTCCTCCTCCGGACCCTCTAAGACGTCCTGATCCTGCACGTTGTCCGTGTACCAGTCGGTGAGGGCGGGATCGTTGCTCTTGAAGTCGGCGCCGGCGCCTTCGGCCTCCGGCACGTGCGCGGTGCCGAAGACGAAGTCGTCACCGTGCTCGTCAATGCCGCGGCGCACCCCGCCGCTGATGGCCTCCAGCGCGTACCGGCGCCGGATCATCAGCGGGTCGTTGCGCAGGTCCTTGGCCCAGGAGACCATCACGCCGACCAGGATGATGGTGAACGGCAGCGCGCAGGTCACCATGATGGACTGCAGTCCCGAGAGGGCGTTGCGGCCGCCTGCCAGCAGCAGGAACATGGCGATCAGCCCGAGTGCCACCGACCAGATGATGGTCACCGATTTAGAGGGCACGGGCCGGCCCGACTGGGACATCGAGCCCATGACGTTGGCGGCCGAGTCCGCGGCGGTGACGAAGAAGACCAGAATCGCGAGCAGGCACACGATGGGCGTCACGGAGCTGAGCGGCAGGTTGGCCAGCAGATCGAACATGACGTTCTCTCCGGTGCCCTCCACCGTCAGGTCCAGCCCGTTCCGGTTCATCCAGATGGCGGTGCCGCCGAAGACCGTGTACCAGCAGACGGAGATGGTCAAGGGAACGAAGACGACGACGGTGACGAACTGGCGCAGGGTGCGGCCCTTGGAAATCTTGGCGATGAACATGCCGACGAACGGCGACCAGGAGATCCACCAGGCCCAGTACAGGGTGGTCCAGCCGGTCAGGAACTCCTCCTGCTCGGCGCCCTGCCCGGCGAAGACGGTCAGCATGTCCGGCAGGTTGCCGGCAAACGCGATGAGCGAGGCCGGCAGCAGATCGAGCAGGAAGAACGTCGGCCCGGTCAGCAGGACAAAGAGAATCAGCAGAATGACCAGGGTCATGTTGAGGTTGGAGAGCAGCCGGATGCCCCTCTTGATGCCGGCGACCGCGGAGATGGTGAAGACAACCGTCAGGAGGCTGATGGCGACGACGACGAAGCCGTTGCCCAACTCCTGGCCCGTAATGATCGAGACTCCGGTGCGGATCTGGATCGCGCCGATGCCCAGCGAGGTCGCGGTGCCGAACAGTGTCACCAGCACGGCGGAAACGTCGATGATCTTTCCGAGCACCCGGTTGTTGCCGTCGGGGAAGACCGGTTCGAACAGCGACGAAATCAGCGGCAGCCGGCCGCGCCGGAACGAGGCGTAGGCCAGGGCGCCACCCACCAAGGCGTAGATGACCCAGGCGAGACTGGCCTGGTGCAGGAAGGTGATCGACATGGCCGGCAGGATGGCGGCGGAGGTGCCGGCCTCGGCATCAGTCGAGGGCGGCGGGGAGAGGAAATGGCTGAGCGGCTCCATCGGCCCGTAGAAGATCAACGCGATGCCCAGACCAGCTGCGAACAGCATGGAGATCCAGGACGTCGTGGAGTACTCCGGCGTGCTGTCGTCGGCCCCCAGCCGGATCTTGCCGGTCGGCCCGAAGCCGACCACCAGCATAAAGATCGCGGCGGCAACCATGGTGGCGTTAAACAGCCAGCCGAAATGCACAACCACCCAGCCCTGTATGCCGGTGCCCACGGAACTGAGGTTGTCCGGCGCAAAGATCGACCACGCCAGAACGGTGAGAGAGATGGCCATGGCAAAAATGAACACGCTGCGCCGGGTCGGATAGCTGACCCCGGTGTCCTCAACGCTGATGCCCGGGATCAGCCCGGGATGGAGGCTGAGCGCTGGGGCGGAAGCAGCAGTACGCAGCGCTTTTTTCACACGCTCAACCGGACGCCCGGCGGGCTTGCGCACCGGAGACCCGGACACGCTCGATCCGTCGGTACTGCCGGAGACATGCTCTGGGGGTGAAGAGTCGAAATTCATAACGCTAAACATTAGTGCAAGGACGTAAATTACTCTAATTCATGTGAATTGCTCCGCACCTTCCAATTCACCAGGCAAGCGCGGCAAGCACTCTCATATCATACCGCGGCAGCACGAATCTCACCGACGGACCCAAGGTCCGGTTGGTCACAGTGCGGCCACTCCAAACCGCCGGAACCGTGCTCCACGCCCGGGTCCGACTCCCGGAAGAGTGCATCGAAGTTGCCGGCAGCACAGCCGGCAGATATACGCAAAGTCCCAACAATTGAAATTCCCTGCATTAATCATTCCAATCATTCTTAGGCGCAATATCAACAGCCGTATCGTTGGCAAAGATTCCGTGTCCCCATGCACCCATCCCGCGCAATCCAGACCTCGGAAAGTTATTGCCTGACCAGCCCACCGCTCATTAAAGACCGGGAGCGGGAACCACACGGTTCCCGCTCCCGTTTCTACCCGGACAGAGCCTTAGTCGATGGCGCCAACCTTCGCTTTGTCCGGCTGATCCTCCTCCGAGTGCTCCTCCTCAGGACCCTCAACGACGTCCGGCTCCTGCACGTTGTCCGTGTACCAGTCCGTGAGGGCGGGATCGCCGCTCTCGAAGTCGGCGCCGGCGCCTTCGGCCTCCGGCACGTGCGCAGCGCCGAACACGAAGTCATCGCCATGCTCGTCAATGCCGCGGCGCACGCCGCCGCTGATGGCCTCCAGTGCATACCGGCGCCGGATCATGTAGGGATCGCTGCGGAGCTCCTTGGCCCACGAAACCATCACCCCGATCAGAATGATCGTGAACGGCAGCGCGCAGGTCACCATGATGGACTGCAGTCCCGAGAGGGCGTTGCGGCCGCCAGCCAGCAACAGGGCCATGGAGATCAGCCCAAGTGCAGCCGCCCACACAATTGTGACCGCCTTTGAGGGCACGGGCCGTCCGGACTGGGACATGGAACCCATGACATTGGCTGCGGAGTCCGCAGCGGTGACGAAGAAGATCAGGATGGCAAGCAGGCAGACAATCGACATTACGGAGCTGAAGGGAAGGTTGCCGAGCAGGTCGAACATAACGTTCTCCCCCGCGCCCTTCACCGTCATGTCCATTCCGTTCTGGTTCATCCAGATGGCGCTGCCGCCAAAGACCGTGAACCAGCCAATGGAGATGGCAGAGGGAACGAAGACCACAACGGTGACGAACTGGCGCAATGTGCGGCCCTTGGAAATCTTCGCAATAAACATCCCAACAAACGGGGACCAGGAGATCCACCAGGCCCAGTACAGAGTGGTCCACGCAGTCAGATATTCCTCTTCGCCGGCGCCTTGGCCGGCAAAGACGGTGAGCATGTCCGGCAGGTTCCCGAAAAACGCGATCAGTGCGACGGGCAGCAGATCAAGCACGAAGAACGTCGGCCCGGCCAGCAGGACGAAAACGGCAAGCAGGATAACCAGGGCCATGTTGGCATTGGACATCAGCCGGATGCCCTTTTTGATGCCCGCCACGGCGGAAACCGTGAAGACAATGGTCAGGATGGTGATCGCGACGACGACAAACCCGTTCCCCAACTCCTCCCCGGTAATGATTGAGACTCCGGTGCGGATCTGAAGCGCCCCAATGCCCAGCGACGTCGCAGTTCCGAAGAGGGTAACCAGGACGGCAAAAATATCAATGATCTTGCCCAGAACGCGGTTGTTGCCGCCAGGGAAGACCGGCTCAAACAAGGAGGAAATCAGCGGCAGCCGCCCGCGCCGGTATGAGGCGTAGGCCAGGGCGCCGCCCACCAGCGCGTAGATGCACCAGGCGATGCTGGCCTGGTGCAGGAAGGCATCCGTCATGGCCGGAAGGATGGCGTCGGAGGTGCCCGCCTCGGCATCCGTAGAGGGCGGCGGGCTCAGGAAGTGGCTGAGCGGTTCCATCGGTCCATAAAAAATCAGTCCGATGCCGAGGCCCGCGGCAAACAGCATGGAGATCCAGGAAGCGGTGGAGTACTCAGGTGTGCTGTCGTCGGCACCGAGGCGGATCTTGCCGGTGGGTCCGAAGCCCACCACCAGCATGAACACCACGATGGCCACCACGGTGGCGTTGAACAACCAGCCGAAACGAGTGACCACCCACCCCTGCATGGTGGTGCCCACCAGATTGAGATTCTCCGGCGCAACAGCTGCCCAGGCCAGCACGGCGAGCGAAATGGCCATGGCGAAGATGAACACGCTGCGCCGGGTCGGGAAGCTGGCACCGGTATCTTCGACGCTGATGCCCGGAACGAGTCCGGGGTGGATGCCGAAGGATGGCTGCGAGGCAACATGGCCAACGCGTCGGAGGGCTTTCTTGACCCGACCAACGGGTCGGCCGGGGGCGGCATGGCCCGCTGCTGAAACGGTGACGGTTGACCCGTCATTACTGCCTGAGACGTGCTCTGGAGGTGAAGAGTCGGAATTCATAAGCAATGACATTATCTCAAGAGTTATGACAACTCCGATTCTTTGGAGACAACCGGATGAACCGTAGCAGAATCACCCGCCGTCAAACTCCGTCATATGACTGCAGCAATCCCCGGATTTGTGAAAAGGTATGCGCCCGAAATGCCAGCGGAGACAATTGCTGCAATTCCAGCCGTGGTTTAAGGAGCAAACTACTTGGATGGCTGCCCCGGTTCCCTTGCAGCCGCTGCGTTGACTCGCCACAACCCCCTCCCTAGGCTGGCGGGCAAGCCGGAGCGGCACGCGTTTTCCTCCATCGCCGCCCGCAGCTGCTTGAAGGGATGGCCATGCCGCTCTATGCCTACCACTGCCCGGAGTGCTCAGACTTCGAGTTCTCCTGCCCCATGGGCTCCGCGCCCGGTTCCCTCCCCTGCCCGGCCTGCGGTGCACCCTCGCCGCGGCGCTTCACCGCCCCCAATCTTTCCCGCACGTCGTCCAGTGCTTATCAACTGATCGAGAGGACGCAGCGTTCGGCGGCGGAGCCCGACGTCGTCCGCTCCCCCGCACCCGGCCCGCGAACCGGCGCGCAAAACATCACCACCAATCCGCTCCACCGGAAGCTGCCCCGCCCCGACTAAACCGGACAGACAAGCCCGCACCCAGCTAAGGAGTCCGTTATGCCCCAGAATGTCTTTCCCCTTGATTCGTCCAGGAAATTCGAAAACCAGGAAAAGGTGGGCCATAACCGGTGGCATCCGGAGATTCCGCCCGTTGCCGTACTGAAGCCCGGCGATTCCTTCCGGGTGGATTGCCGGGAATGGTTCGACGGCGCGATTGTCAATGATGACTCGGCCGAGGACATCCTGAACGCTCCGCTGCTGACCGTGCACAAGCTCAGCGGTCCGTTTGCCGTGGAGGGCGCGCAGCCGGGGGACCTGCTGGTGGTGGATATCCTCGACGTCGGGCCCATTCCGCAGGAGGACAGCGGTCCGCTGGCCGGCCAGGGCTGGGGCTACACCGGGATCTTCGCGCGGGAGAACGGCGGCGGGTTCCTCACCGAGCAGTTCCCCGACGCGTACAAAGCCATCTGGGATT
This window harbors:
- a CDS encoding BCCT family transporter encodes the protein MNSDSSPPEHVSGSNDGSTVTVSAAGHAAPGRPVGRVKKALRRVGHVASQPSFGIHPGLVPGISVEDTGASFPTRRSVFIFAMAISLAVLAWAAVAPENLNLVGTTMQGWVVTRFGWLFNATVVAIVVFMLVVGFGPTGKIRLGADDSTPEYSTASWISMLFAAGLGIGLIFYGPMEPLSHFLSPPPSTDAEAGTSDAILPAMTDAFLHQASIAWCIYALVGGALAYASYRRGRLPLISSLFEPVFPGGNNRVLGKIIDIFAVLVTLFGTATSLGIGALQIRTGVSIITGEELGNGFVVVAITILTIVFTVSAVAGIKKGIRLMSNANMALVILLAVFVLLAGPTFFVLDLLPVALIAFFGNLPDMLTVFAGQGAGEEEYLTAWTTLYWAWWISWSPFVGMFIAKISKGRTLRQFVTVVVFVPSAISIGWFTVFGGSAIWMNQNGMDMTVKGAGENVMFDLLGNLPFSSVMSIVCLLAILIFFVTAADSAANVMGSMSQSGRPVPSKAVTIVWAAALGLISMALLLAGGRNALSGLQSIMVTCALPFTIILIGVMVSWAKELRSDPYMIRRRYALEAISGGVRRGIDEHGDDFVFGAAHVPEAEGAGADFESGDPALTDWYTDNVQEPDVVEGPEEEHSEEDQPDKAKVGAID
- a CDS encoding BCCT family transporter gives rise to the protein MNFDSSPPEHVSGSTDGSSVSGSPVRKPAGRPVERVKKALRTAASAPALSLHPGLIPGISVEDTGVSYPTRRSVFIFAMAISLTVLAWSIFAPDNLSSVGTGIQGWVVVHFGWLFNATMVAAAIFMLVVGFGPTGKIRLGADDSTPEYSTTSWISMLFAAGLGIALIFYGPMEPLSHFLSPPPSTDAEAGTSAAILPAMSITFLHQASLAWVIYALVGGALAYASFRRGRLPLISSLFEPVFPDGNNRVLGKIIDVSAVLVTLFGTATSLGIGAIQIRTGVSIITGQELGNGFVVVAISLLTVVFTISAVAGIKRGIRLLSNLNMTLVILLILFVLLTGPTFFLLDLLPASLIAFAGNLPDMLTVFAGQGAEQEEFLTGWTTLYWAWWISWSPFVGMFIAKISKGRTLRQFVTVVVFVPLTISVCWYTVFGGTAIWMNRNGLDLTVEGTGENVMFDLLANLPLSSVTPIVCLLAILVFFVTAADSAANVMGSMSQSGRPVPSKSVTIIWSVALGLIAMFLLLAGGRNALSGLQSIMVTCALPFTIILVGVMVSWAKDLRNDPLMIRRRYALEAISGGVRRGIDEHGDDFVFGTAHVPEAEGAGADFKSNDPALTDWYTDNVQDQDVLEGPEEEQPDKAKTGAID
- a CDS encoding VOC family protein, translated to MTQRTYPAGVPSWIDTEQPDVDAAAEFYGGLFGWTFEDATPPGVPGRYLIARLDGGDIGGLAGTSGAAASWNTYIAVDDADAAARRLESLGASVTSAPVDAGEGGRAAALADPDGAGFRLWQARRRPGTQVVNSPGAWNFSDLHTPDVGAATAFYREAFNWEVDDLGYGWLVRRPGYGDHLAATVDPDIRERQAAVFTPSGFEDAVAWIAAATPRERPHWHVTFAVADRDQTAALAGRLGATILDQDDEQWSRTALIRDPQGAAFTASQFTPPSG
- a CDS encoding FmdB family zinc ribbon protein, which encodes MPLYAYHCPECSDFEFSCPMGSAPGSLPCPACGAPSPRRFTAPNLSRTSSSAYQLIERTQRSAAEPDVVRSPAPGPRTGAQNITTNPLHRKLPRPD